The following are encoded in a window of Amaranthus tricolor cultivar Red isolate AtriRed21 chromosome 2, ASM2621246v1, whole genome shotgun sequence genomic DNA:
- the LOC130806515 gene encoding cytokinin hydroxylase-like has translation MGIIHLAYGFFFFFLLWKLINACLLSPFRTLRKLRKNGLRGPTPNFPMGNLGDMKKMLIKAKSSSSSSSESISHDIHSSSLPYFSQWKNLHGNVFVYWMGVEPFLYIADPEFLKQMSGCVLAKNWGKPSVFKSDRMPMFGEFGLNMIEGHTWTRHRHIITPAFSSINLKGMANCMVESTTKMISQWTSLLANSSKLELDMEKEVTSLAGEIIAKTNFGIESKLGNILFEKLRAMQISLFKHTRYVGVPFGQFLAIRQTIEARRLGQEIDDILLSIINARRKLIGVEPQHDFLGLLLESEEHVDGQFVRRLTNRELIDECKTFFFGGHETVALAMTWTLMLLAMYPKWQHELREEIKEVIGDNDNIDFTMLSALKKMGWVFNEVLRLYPSSPNAQRQARSDIQVGDRVIPNGTNIWIDVVGMHHDRALWGDDVNEFKPERFDGDLYGGCKHKMGYLPFGFGGRMCIGKNYAVMEYKIVMSIILRQFSFTVAPSYRHSPMYFFSFKPSSGMPLIVESL, from the exons atgggtattaTCCATCTTGCTTAtggattcttcttcttcttcttgctaTGGAAATTGATAAATGCTTGTCTTCTATCCCCTTTTCGAACGCTCCGAAAGCTTCGTAAGAATGGTTTAAGAGGGCCCACTCCAAATTTTCCTATGGGAAATTTGGGTGATATGAAGAAAATGCTGATTAAAGCgaaatcttcatcttcatcatcctCTGAAAGTATTTCCCATGATATACATTCATCTTCTCTACCATACTTTTCTCAATGGAAAAATCTGCATG GAAATGTATTTGTTTATTGGATGGGAGTAGAGCCATTTTTATACATAGCTGATCCAGAGTTTTTGAAACAAATGTCTGGCTGCGTACTGGCCAAGAACTGGGGCAAACCTAGTGTGTTTAAAAGTGATAGAATGCCAATGTTTGGAGAATTTGGCCTTAACATGATAGAAGGCCATACATGGACTCGCCACAGGCATATTATTACTCCAGCTTTCTCTTCCATCAACTTGAAG GGCATGGCAAATTGTATGGTGGAATCTACAACTAAGATGATAAGCCAATGGACTAGTCTACTAGCTAACTCAAGCAAGCTTGAATTGGACATGGAGAAGGAAGTCACAAGTTTAGCTGGGGAGATTATTGCTAAAACTAATTTTGGAATCGAAAGCAAATTGGGAAATatattgtttgaaaaattaAGAGCTATGCAAATTAGCTTATTCAAGCATACACGTTACGTTGGTGTTCCTTTTGGTCAATTTTTGGCCATACGACAAACCATAGAAGCCAGAAGGCTAGGGCAAGAGATTGATGACATATTATTGTCCATTATAAATGCAAGAAGAAAACTTATCGGTGTCGAACCTCAACATGATTTTCTAGGATTACTGCTTGAGAGTGAAGAACATGTCGATGGTCAATTTGTGAGGAGATTAACAAATAGAGAATTGATTGATGAATGCAAGACGTTCTTTTTTGGAGGGCATGAGACGGTTGCATTAGCAATGACATGGACGTTAATGCTTTTGGCCATGTACCCAAAATGGCAACATGAATTAAGAGAAGAAATCAAAGAAGTGATCGGAGATAATGATAATATTGATTTCACCATGCTTTCTGCTCTTAAGAAG ATGGGATGGGTATTTAATGAAGTATTACGATTATATCCTTCATCACCAAATGCACAAAGGCAAGCAAGAAGTGACATACAAGTAGGCGATAGAGTGATCCCAAATGGCACGAACATATGGATAGATGTTGTGGGCATGCATCATGATCGAGCTCTATGGGGTGACGATGTTAATGAGTTTAAACCTGAAAGATTTGACGGGGATTTATATGGTGGGTGCAAGCACAAAATGGGTTATTTACCCTTCGGATTTGGAGGAAGAATGTGTATTGGCAAAAATTATGCAGTCATGGAATACAAGATCGTTATGTCAATAATTCTTCGACAATTTTCATTTACGGTAGCACCTTCATATCGCCATTCTCCGATGtactttttctcttttaaaCCTAGCTCCGGGATGCCTCTCATAGTTGAGTCTCTATAA
- the LOC130806845 gene encoding uncharacterized protein LOC130806845, with protein sequence MSNLVISLALLSSFLIIQGAFGDIICERLNKEECAFAVSSTGKRCVLEKYVRRSGMEAYKCTTSEIEADKLKDLVESNHCIEACGLDRDTLGISSDSLLESRFTQKFCSPQCYQRCPNVVDLYFNLAAGEGVYLPKLCETQGENPRRGMSEIKSSGIVAPGPVSSIHGASFLGAPVGSPIYIDSPPSPISIAPASSPIYIDAPASSPTSIAATPAFPPF encoded by the exons ATGAGTAACCTTGTGATATCTCTTGCTCTTCTATCATCCTTTTTGATCATCCAAGGCGCTTTTG GAGATATAATATGTGAGCGACTTAACAAGGAGGAGTGCGCGTTTGCAGTATCATCTACTGGTAAACGTTGCGTGCTAGAGAAGTACGTACGAAGAAGTGGTATGGAGGCGTATAAGTGCACCACCTCAGAAATCGAAGCTGATAAGCTTAAGGATTTGGTTGAGAGCAACCATTGTATTGAGGCTTGTGGTTTAGATCGTGATACATTAGGAATTTCTTCCGATTCTCTTCTTGAGTCTCGCTTTACTCAAAAGTTTTGCTCCCCACAATGTTACCAAAGATGCCCTAATGTTGTTGATCTTTACTTCAATCTGGCTGCTGGTGAAG GTGTATATCTCCCAAAATTATGTGAAACACAAGGAGAGAATCCAAGGAGAGGAATGTCAGAAATCAAGAGTTCAGGAATTGTAGCACCAGGACCCGTTTCAAGTATCCATGGAGCCAGCTTCTTGGGTGCTCCAGTTGGGTCCCCTATTTACATTGATTCCCCACCTTCTCCTATTTCCATTGCCCCTGCTTCTTCTCCTATTTACATTGATGCCCCTGCTTCTTCTCCTACTTCCATTGCTGCCACACCAGCTTTTCCTCCTTTCTAA